A single window of Gopherus flavomarginatus isolate rGopFla2 chromosome 15, rGopFla2.mat.asm, whole genome shotgun sequence DNA harbors:
- the ISCU gene encoding iron-sulfur cluster assembly enzyme ISCU yields the protein MAALRLTGGRAAAALLRPGPMGLAGPAAGYHEKVVDHYENPRNVGSLDKGAKNVGTGLVGAPACGDVMKLQVEVDKNGKIIDARFKTFGCGSAIASSSLATEWIKGKTVDEALKIRNTDIAKELCLPPVKLHCSMLAEDAIKAALADYKLKQDPKKEEPEKKAAKA from the exons ATGGCGGCGCTGCGGCTAACGGGGGGCCGGGCTGCTGCCGCTCTGCTGAGACCCGGGCCCATGGGGCTGGCGGGCCCCGCCGCGGGGTATCACGAGAAG GTAGTGGATCACTATGAGAATCCTAGAAACGTGGGCTCCCTTGATAAGGGTGCAAAGAACGTTGGCACTGGATTAGTGGGTGCTCCTGCCTGTGGCGATGTGATGAAACTACAG GTTGAAGtggataaaaatggaaaaattattGATGCAAGATTCAAAACATTTGGCTGTGGATCAGCAATTGCCTCAAGCTCATTGGCCACAGAATGGATTAAAGGAAAAACG GTTGATGAAGCCTTGAAGATCAGAAATACTGATATTGCTAAAGAGCTCTGCCTTCCTCCGGTTAAACTACACTGTTCTA TGCTAGCTGAAGATGCAATCAAGGCTGCTCTGGCAGATTACAAGTTGAAACAGGATCCTAAGAAAGAAGAGCCAGAGAAGAAAGCAGCCAAAGCCTAA